The nucleotide sequence TTTCCCAATGGCGATCATGCCCTAACTGGCATCGACTTCCTTTAAATGGTGCCTCAGGATTTCGGAAACTATAGATTTGACCTGGTCATGTTCCATTAAAAAGGCATCGTGACCGTGCAAGCTTTGAATCTCATGGTATCTTATTTCGTGAGACTCCTTGAGTAATGCAAACGTGTCGCGATCTTCCTGTGCTACAAAAAACCCATCGCTGTCTACGGCAATCAATTCAATGGATGTGGTGGATCGCCCTATCATTTCTTCAATGGAATTATCATAGCGAGCAGCAGCATCTGTACTGGCTAGCAGGTGATTCAATAATCGATATGCGGGTAAGCTAAATCTTTGATCCAAGGCTTTTCCATGATAATCCAACCAGTTGTTCACTGCAAATGAGCCTGCCACTTTTTTACGGTGAAATTTACTGGTCAATCCTTGTGGCGACCTATAAAAAGTCATCGCGTGCTGTCTGGCGACTTCCAGCGGTGCACTGGATGTATTGAGAATGGAGTCCTGTACGTGGCAACAAGCCACGAGCCAGTCCGTTGCCTTCCAGTCTGCGGCAATAGGTATGATGGTTCTAAATAGCTTTGGTTCTATGGCGATCATTTCCCACAATAACGCGCCGCCTATGCTGCCACCTATACCTATGTCGATGGTATGGATGTTTAAGCTTTGTATCGCTTTCGCGAAAGCGAGACCTACATCTGCCAGACACCATTCTTGATAGTTATAGATCAATCGATCCACATCACCATCATAACCATTACCAGGAATATCAAAAGCCAGTAATGTGAAACGGTCCGTGTCTAGCGTCTTTCCAGCGCCCACAAGAGGTTCCCACCATAGATGAATACCGGAGTTTCCCGTCAAGGCGTGATTGACCAGAATAATGGGCGCGGTATGCAACTCACGCCCAAAAACCTGGTACGAAACACTAATATCCTGGACTTTACCTGATCTAAGCTTTAGGTCTGGAATAGATATGTATTGCAGCTTTTTTGACATTTAGGCCGTCACCGTGGATTTGATGCTCTTGAAAGCGTTAAGCAAATCAGACTTCAAATCTTCAAGATCTTCAAGTCCTACAGACAATCTGATCAAGTCCTTAGTCACACCAGTGCTCAATTGATCTTCATCTTTAAGTTGCTGGTGCGTAGTACTTGCTGGGTGAATGATGAGAGATTTTGTATCGCCTATATTAGCTAGCAACGAGAATACCTTGGCGCTATCCACCACTTTTTTGGCACTTTCATAGCCACCTTTAACACCAAATGTGACGATACCGCTTTGACCTTTTGGCAAGTATTCTTGAGCAAGATCGTAGTAATCGCTGGACTCGAGTCCTGGATAATTTACCCAAGCCACATCGTCTTGCTCTTTAAGCCAAGTTGCCAGTTCCAGCGCACTTTTACTATGTTGTTTGATACGCAGTTGCAAGGTTTCCAATCCTTGGATGATTTGCCATGCGTTGAATGGTGAGATAGCGCCACCTAGATCACGCAGGCCTTCTATTCTTACCTTGGCGATAAACGCCGCAGCTTCTAGGGCCTCGCTATAAACGAGCCCATGATAACCGGCAGACGGCTCTGTAAATTCTGGGAACTTACCGTTAGTCCAGTCAAAGGTTCCTGCATCAATGATGATACCACCTAGAGCGGTACCGTTACCATTGATGTATTTTGTCAAAGAGTGAATAACGATATTAGCACCATGCTCAATAGGATTCAACAAATAAGGCGTTGCGACAGTGTTGTCCACGATTAATGGGACTTTGGCATCCTTGGCCTGAGCGCTTATTTTTTTAAGATCGAGTACATCCAGTTTAGGGTTTCCTAGAGATTCTACAAAAATGGCGCGTGTGTTTTCTTGTCTCGCTTTCGCGAAAGCGTCGTCATCATTAGGATTCACAAATGTAGTTGTGATTCCCAGGCGCGGTAAGGTAACCGAAAGCAAATTGTAGGTACCACCATATAATGAGTTACTAGCAACGATGTGATCACCAGCTCTAAGCAGTGTTAATAAGGTAGTTGAAATAGCTGCGGTTCCAGAAGCTGTAGCTACTGCCGCGATGCCACCTTCCAGTGCAGCGAGGCGTTGTTCCAGCACATCAACGGTTGGGTTATTGAGCCTGGTGTAGATCCAGCCTGGTTCTGACAATGAAAACAGGTTTGCAGCGTGGTCGCTGTTGTTGAATACATAGGCAGTGGATTGATACAATGGCACTGCTCGTGTACCTCCATTCTTTGTTACATCGTGACCGGTGTGTAATGCTTGGGTTGAAAATTTTTGATCTGACATTTTGTTTCTTTTTTAAATTAGAAATTAGATTAATGTCCAGAACCAATAGAAATACAGATTTGCCTCTTTGTTTGCACAAAGCGGAAAAATCAAAAAAGAAACTTGTGGTAGTGTAACCTACTTACATGTGTATCATCTTGTCTCGCGAGATGCGAGCAGAAATTAGCACCTTCATCACTTATGGATCACATAAATGAAGGGTTGCTAAGGAGTCGATGGGTCTGTTCCCTCGTCCTTTCTTGATAATTTCAGTATGGTTATGAACGTGAATGTAAAGATTCAATAAATAAAATGGGGAAAACAAATTTTTCACAGAAAATTTCTGAAAAAACTTGATCTGCCGTGTCAAAATTCAGCTTTTTTAAGCCTCGTATTTATTCCTAATTACCTGACCTACAGTGGTATTTGAGATTTTACTTTCCAGCCAGGAAATAATATCGAGATATAAAAAAGCGCGGCGCTCAAACGGGTGATCTTCATAAATTTTGAGTTTTTCCAACAGCTTTTTAAACGCAGATTTCAAATCTTGTGGGTAAATATTGCCCAAATCCCGTATAAATCTCATGAGCTCTTTTTGCACCTCATGCAAGTCGTTCATCTTGATCAGGAACTTGTAGGTTTCCCTCAAATCTGCCTCGAGGTGTTCGTCTTTTCCAGCTTCATAATGTGCAATGACACTCAAGATTCTGGAAAAACACAGCAAGTCTTCCCGCATGGTCAATGACTTATTATTGATGATTTTTTCAAGGTAATATATGGTTTCAAGATTGTTCCCAGCACCAAAATGCATACTGGCAAACTTGTAATAGAAAACCATTTGATGGTGTTCATCAATCTTGCTTTTGAAAGATTTTAATTCCTTTTCAATCTTAGGAATCAAGAATAGTCCATCACTAAAGCTACCGTCAATAAAATAGGCATTTACCTTATTCAAGTTGAGGTATAAGAACGAGAGCGCGGCCACATTTTCATTGTCCGGGAAATTGCCATCGTTGACGGTTTCTTCAAGTATAGCTAGCCTTTTATCAAATTTTTCCTTTCTTCTCAAAAAGAAAAGTGCCTCCAGTAAATAATTGTTTCCTTTTAGAAAAAACACAGGATTCAGCTGAATCATATTGGGATGTTCATAGAACAGCTCGACCCATTTTGTCGCATACTTATAGCAACTCAAAAAATCCTGCATCAGGAAACCGTACCATAAATAGGCCTTGTACAACCAAAGCTTTTCTCTAAAACCTAAATC is from Nonlabens sp. YIK11 and encodes:
- a CDS encoding alpha/beta fold hydrolase; this translates as MSKKLQYISIPDLKLRSGKVQDISVSYQVFGRELHTAPIILVNHALTGNSGIHLWWEPLVGAGKTLDTDRFTLLAFDIPGNGYDGDVDRLIYNYQEWCLADVGLAFAKAIQSLNIHTIDIGIGGSIGGALLWEMIAIEPKLFRTIIPIAADWKATDWLVACCHVQDSILNTSSAPLEVARQHAMTFYRSPQGLTSKFHRKKVAGSFAVNNWLDYHGKALDQRFSLPAYRLLNHLLASTDAAARYDNSIEEMIGRSTTSIELIAVDSDGFFVAQEDRDTFALLKESHEIRYHEIQSLHGHDAFLMEHDQVKSIVSEILRHHLKEVDAS
- a CDS encoding O-acetylhomoserine aminocarboxypropyltransferase/cysteine synthase family protein gives rise to the protein MSDQKFSTQALHTGHDVTKNGGTRAVPLYQSTAYVFNNSDHAANLFSLSEPGWIYTRLNNPTVDVLEQRLAALEGGIAAVATASGTAAISTTLLTLLRAGDHIVASNSLYGGTYNLLSVTLPRLGITTTFVNPNDDDAFAKARQENTRAIFVESLGNPKLDVLDLKKISAQAKDAKVPLIVDNTVATPYLLNPIEHGANIVIHSLTKYINGNGTALGGIIIDAGTFDWTNGKFPEFTEPSAGYHGLVYSEALEAAAFIAKVRIEGLRDLGGAISPFNAWQIIQGLETLQLRIKQHSKSALELATWLKEQDDVAWVNYPGLESSDYYDLAQEYLPKGQSGIVTFGVKGGYESAKKVVDSAKVFSLLANIGDTKSLIIHPASTTHQQLKDEDQLSTGVTKDLIRLSVGLEDLEDLKSDLLNAFKSIKSTVTA